From a single Thalassospira sp. ER-Se-21-Dark genomic region:
- a CDS encoding HAD hydrolase-like protein yields the protein MSANRLQLDFAQALDAYLRYAPRLPQVTPDAVPAATDYVDNLLAIAEQFDLIVFDAFGVLNSGQSAIPGAVKTVATLQEMGKKIAVVTNDASSSAEAILARHRKRGFDFDNNSLISSQQFVAPLMGEYSDITHWGAMAPTDWPFDILPGRVEPLGSDSALYDAVGGFLLIDSDSWTDTQQALLEQSLKDNPRPVLVGNPDICAPMGDFLSVESGYFAHLAGDASGVMPQCVGKPYHHVFEEVLKRHPGVDRSRVLMVGDTVHTDVLGGLASGIKTLLVHQGGFLDGQDIEGVFARSGLRPHFCARAIGYGIEDDADGIAAKSA from the coding sequence ATGAGTGCCAATCGGTTGCAACTGGATTTTGCGCAGGCCCTGGATGCCTATTTGCGCTATGCACCGCGTTTGCCACAGGTCACACCCGATGCCGTTCCGGCAGCAACCGATTATGTCGATAATCTTTTGGCGATTGCCGAGCAGTTTGATCTGATCGTGTTTGATGCCTTTGGTGTGCTAAATAGCGGGCAAAGTGCCATTCCCGGTGCGGTCAAGACAGTCGCGACCTTGCAGGAAATGGGCAAGAAGATTGCGGTTGTCACCAATGATGCCTCAAGCTCGGCCGAGGCGATTCTGGCGCGTCATCGCAAACGCGGCTTTGATTTTGACAATAACAGCCTGATCAGCAGCCAGCAGTTTGTCGCCCCGCTGATGGGCGAATATTCCGACATCACCCATTGGGGGGCAATGGCGCCGACCGACTGGCCGTTTGATATTCTGCCCGGTCGGGTCGAGCCGCTTGGCAGTGACAGCGCGCTTTACGATGCGGTTGGCGGGTTCCTGTTGATTGACTCCGATAGTTGGACCGATACCCAGCAAGCCCTTCTGGAACAGAGCCTTAAGGATAATCCGCGGCCAGTTCTGGTCGGTAACCCCGACATTTGTGCGCCGATGGGCGATTTCCTGTCGGTTGAGTCGGGGTACTTCGCGCATCTGGCGGGCGATGCATCCGGTGTCATGCCGCAATGCGTTGGCAAACCGTATCACCATGTTTTCGAGGAAGTCCTGAAACGCCATCCCGGTGTTGACCGCAGCCGTGTGCTGATGGTGGGCGATACGGTGCATACCGATGTGCTGGGTGGATTGGCGTCGGGCATCAAGACCCTTTTGGTCCATCAGGGCGGGTTCCTTGATGGGCAGGATATCGAAGGTGTGTTTGCCCGATCCGGACTGCGTCCGCATTTCTGTGCGCGGGCGATTGGCTATGGCATTGAAGATGATGCGGATGGCATTGCGGCAAAGTCCGCATGA
- a CDS encoding DUF1127 domain-containing protein gives MIVTKIFAFLRALRVQYQTQNALRKLDTRELADIGLNRDMIDDVAHRVAFGR, from the coding sequence ATGATCGTAACCAAGATTTTTGCTTTCCTTCGCGCTCTGCGCGTTCAGTACCAGACCCAGAATGCGCTGCGTAAACTTGATACGCGCGAACTGGCAGACATCGGTTTGAACCGCGACATGATCGACGATGTAGCACACCGTGTTGCTTTCGGTCGCTAA
- a CDS encoding malonyl-CoA synthase → MTNSLFMRIRDRFPADLSSVLIETPDGKTYSYGDADTASAQIAGLLTSLGAKKGDRVAVQVDKSPEALFLYLGCIRAGLVYLPLNTAYQAGELAYFMDNASPVIFVCQPHREDEVKAIADQQGVAHVLTLGMQSEGSLMDGAASQPSDFAPVACDDDELAAILYTSGTTGKPKGAMMSQMNLWSNASTLEKLWGFKADDTLLHALPIFHTHGLFIACHCVMLSGSKMFFLPKFDRDQVMALLPRSTVMMGVPTFYVRLLSGDDFTKDVTANMRLFISGSAPLLPETFTAFKERTGKALLERYGMTEMGMATSNPLGGERIVHTVGPALPDVEVRVCDEDGNVLGTDEIGVLEARGPNVFAGYWQMPEKTAEEFRKDGFFITGDIAKIDAKGYVHIVGRAKDLVISGGFNVYPKEIETLIDKMEGVVESAVIGVQHPDFGEAVVAVIVPEEKDGLSEEGVIAAIKSELANFKVPKRVFFVDELPRNAMGKVQKNVLREEHKALFAN, encoded by the coding sequence GTGACCAACAGCCTTTTTATGCGCATACGCGACCGGTTTCCGGCCGATCTGTCATCAGTTCTGATTGAGACGCCAGATGGCAAGACCTATAGCTATGGCGATGCGGACACAGCATCGGCACAGATCGCCGGACTTCTGACGTCGCTTGGTGCGAAGAAAGGCGACAGGGTTGCCGTTCAGGTCGATAAATCCCCCGAGGCACTGTTTCTTTATCTTGGCTGCATCCGTGCGGGCCTTGTTTATTTGCCGCTGAATACCGCGTATCAGGCGGGTGAGCTTGCCTATTTCATGGATAACGCGTCGCCGGTGATCTTTGTTTGTCAGCCCCATCGCGAAGATGAGGTCAAGGCTATCGCGGACCAGCAGGGTGTTGCGCATGTTCTGACATTGGGCATGCAGTCTGAGGGCAGCCTGATGGACGGGGCGGCATCGCAACCCTCTGACTTTGCGCCGGTCGCGTGCGACGACGATGAATTGGCGGCCATACTTTATACCTCGGGCACAACGGGCAAGCCCAAGGGTGCGATGATGAGCCAGATGAACCTTTGGTCGAACGCATCAACGCTTGAAAAGCTTTGGGGCTTTAAGGCCGACGACACCCTGCTGCATGCCCTGCCGATCTTCCATACCCACGGGCTTTTCATTGCGTGCCATTGTGTGATGCTGTCGGGATCGAAGATGTTCTTCCTGCCGAAGTTTGATCGTGACCAGGTGATGGCGCTTTTGCCGCGCAGTACGGTGATGATGGGGGTTCCGACGTTTTATGTGCGTCTGTTGTCTGGTGATGATTTTACCAAGGATGTCACCGCAAACATGCGTCTGTTCATTTCCGGATCCGCACCGCTTCTGCCAGAGACCTTTACCGCATTCAAGGAGCGGACGGGCAAGGCGCTTTTGGAGCGCTATGGCATGACGGAAATGGGCATGGCGACGTCCAATCCGCTGGGTGGCGAGCGCATCGTTCATACCGTTGGCCCGGCACTGCCAGATGTCGAAGTGCGCGTGTGTGATGAAGACGGCAATGTTCTTGGTACGGATGAGATTGGCGTGCTGGAAGCACGGGGCCCGAACGTTTTTGCCGGTTACTGGCAGATGCCCGAAAAAACCGCCGAGGAATTCCGCAAAGACGGGTTCTTCATAACTGGTGATATCGCCAAGATCGACGCCAAGGGCTATGTCCATATTGTCGGGCGCGCCAAGGATCTGGTCATTTCCGGCGGGTTTAACGTTTATCCCAAGGAAATCGAAACCCTGATCGACAAAATGGAGGGCGTTGTTGAAAGTGCGGTGATCGGCGTTCAGCATCCCGATTTTGGCGAGGCGGTTGTTGCCGTGATCGTGCCGGAAGAAAAAGACGGCTTAAGCGAAGAGGGCGTGATTGCGGCGATTAAATCCGAGCTTGCCAACTTCAAGGTGCCCAAGCGCGTGTTCTTTGTCGATGAATTGCCGCGTAATGCGATGGGCAAGGTGCAAAAGAATGTCCTGCGTGAAGAGCACAAGGCGTTGTTTGCCAACTAA
- a CDS encoding type III PLP-dependent enzyme — MEYIVPRHFDTTFDVVKELKPSYPVYCLRPNILRETAQRFVEMFPGDVLYAVKCNPHPEVMRYLHEGGVRHFDTASPEEISIVRRQFPGMKAYFMHPVKSRDAIRNAYRVFGIDHYVIDTAEELEKIREETEGDTNLVIHVRLATPPAGATYNLSAKFGARPMVAAELLKKVDEYGYHAGLCFHVGSQCTTPTGYRIAVELIRQVVDFSGVKVKHIDVGGGFPGQYMNQRGASLEEFMDEIKDCIRWLDMPDTTYMCEPGRALVSSGISLITQVHLRKEDTLFINDGVYGSLSETVTGQLRYPVRPLRIEGDFDPEETLEFTIYGPTCDNMDVLPATVTLPADIREGDWIEFGHIGAYSNALATHFNGFHPEVQVTVSEAFPYIDGEFPSVALD, encoded by the coding sequence ATGGAGTATATTGTGCCACGTCATTTCGATACGACGTTCGATGTTGTTAAGGAACTCAAGCCTTCCTATCCGGTGTATTGCCTTAGACCCAATATTCTTCGAGAAACAGCGCAGCGCTTTGTCGAAATGTTCCCGGGAGACGTCCTGTATGCGGTGAAATGCAATCCGCATCCGGAGGTCATGCGATATCTTCATGAAGGCGGGGTGCGTCATTTTGACACGGCTTCGCCTGAGGAAATCTCGATCGTGCGGCGGCAATTCCCGGGGATGAAGGCGTATTTCATGCATCCGGTCAAAAGCCGAGATGCCATCCGCAATGCCTATCGGGTGTTCGGAATTGATCACTATGTGATTGATACCGCCGAGGAGCTTGAGAAAATTCGCGAGGAAACCGAGGGCGACACGAACCTGGTAATCCATGTGCGGCTTGCCACACCGCCTGCCGGTGCGACCTATAACCTGTCAGCCAAGTTTGGTGCGCGCCCGATGGTGGCGGCCGAGCTTCTGAAGAAGGTTGATGAATACGGTTACCATGCGGGCTTGTGTTTCCATGTCGGGTCGCAATGCACGACACCGACCGGGTATCGGATCGCGGTCGAGCTTATCCGTCAGGTCGTTGATTTTTCCGGTGTGAAGGTCAAGCATATCGACGTTGGTGGCGGTTTCCCCGGCCAGTATATGAACCAGCGTGGTGCCAGCCTTGAAGAGTTCATGGACGAGATCAAGGATTGTATCCGCTGGCTTGATATGCCTGATACCACCTATATGTGCGAACCGGGAAGGGCGCTGGTATCGAGCGGTATTTCCCTGATCACGCAGGTGCATCTGCGCAAGGAAGATACGCTGTTTATCAATGACGGTGTTTACGGCAGTCTGTCGGAAACCGTGACCGGGCAATTGCGTTATCCGGTGCGACCGTTGCGCATTGAAGGTGATTTCGATCCGGAAGAGACACTGGAATTTACCATCTATGGGCCGACCTGCGACAATATGGATGTCTTGCCGGCGACTGTGACCTTGCCTGCCGATATCCGGGAAGGCGACTGGATCGAGTTTGGTCACATCGGGGCGTATAGCAATGCGTTGGCCACCCATTTCAACGGTTTCCACCCCGAGGTACAGGTAACGGTCAGTGAAGCGTTCCCGTACATCGACGGTGAGTTTCCGTCGGTTGCACTGGACTAG
- a CDS encoding aldehyde dehydrogenase family protein, producing the protein MPIDPILDPSVLAKELSGYHLINGKLVAPKNGKTFDVLNPATGKVIGQAADGDADDVAIAVAAAKAAQKDWAERPARERGKLLAECGRILMSHAEELGRLVALESGKALRTESRVEASVLADMFVFFGGLASELKGETVPFNPNMMTLTTREAVGVVGAIIPWNVPMMLMAIKVAPALVAGNAVVVKSAEDTPLAVLRVCQIMQEVLPAGVFNILSGFGPSCGGPLVEHKDVKKVSFTGSVETGRTVYRAAAEKLIPVTLELGGKSPMIVMGDADLDKAIAGAIGGMRFTRQGQSCTAASRMLVHESLHDEFVKRLIDKVNTLKMGDPLDEETDIGTIINRKQFDKVCGYIEVGEKEGATKNELSALPTDSALSDGLFVRPVIFTNVDPNARIAREEIFGPVACVFKFKTFEEALELANDSDFGLAATVWTTDLKTALVATKRLEAGFVQVNQNLVVQPNLSYGGIKLSGLGKEASLESMLEHFTYKKTIILNME; encoded by the coding sequence ATGCCCATTGATCCGATCCTTGATCCATCCGTTCTGGCCAAGGAGCTGTCCGGTTATCATCTGATCAACGGTAAACTTGTCGCCCCGAAAAACGGCAAGACCTTTGATGTTCTTAATCCTGCCACGGGCAAGGTCATCGGTCAGGCAGCGGACGGTGACGCCGATGACGTCGCGATTGCAGTTGCCGCCGCCAAGGCCGCCCAGAAGGACTGGGCCGAACGCCCGGCGCGTGAACGCGGCAAACTGTTGGCCGAATGCGGTCGTATCCTGATGTCCCATGCTGAGGAATTGGGGCGTCTGGTCGCCCTTGAATCGGGCAAGGCCCTGCGCACCGAAAGCCGGGTTGAGGCATCGGTTCTGGCCGATATGTTCGTCTTTTTCGGCGGACTTGCGTCCGAGCTTAAAGGTGAAACGGTTCCGTTTAACCCGAACATGATGACCCTGACCACCCGTGAGGCCGTGGGCGTCGTCGGTGCGATCATTCCGTGGAACGTTCCGATGATGCTGATGGCGATCAAGGTCGCCCCGGCACTGGTTGCCGGCAACGCAGTCGTCGTCAAATCCGCCGAAGACACCCCGCTTGCCGTTCTGCGCGTTTGTCAGATCATGCAGGAAGTCCTTCCGGCTGGCGTCTTTAACATTCTGTCGGGCTTTGGCCCGTCTTGCGGCGGCCCGCTGGTTGAACACAAGGATGTCAAAAAGGTTTCCTTCACCGGATCAGTTGAAACCGGCCGCACGGTGTATCGCGCCGCTGCCGAAAAACTCATTCCGGTCACCCTTGAACTGGGTGGCAAATCCCCGATGATCGTCATGGGTGATGCCGACCTTGATAAGGCGATTGCCGGTGCGATTGGCGGCATGCGTTTCACCCGTCAGGGACAAAGCTGCACGGCGGCGTCGCGCATGCTGGTGCATGAAAGCCTGCATGACGAATTCGTCAAACGCCTGATTGATAAGGTCAACACCCTTAAAATGGGTGATCCGCTGGATGAAGAAACCGACATCGGCACGATCATCAACCGCAAACAGTTCGACAAGGTTTGTGGCTATATCGAAGTCGGTGAAAAAGAAGGCGCAACCAAAAACGAACTAAGCGCCCTTCCCACCGACAGCGCCCTTTCCGATGGCCTGTTTGTCCGTCCGGTGATCTTCACCAATGTCGATCCGAATGCGCGGATTGCCCGTGAGGAAATCTTTGGCCCTGTTGCCTGTGTGTTCAAGTTCAAAACCTTTGAAGAGGCCCTTGAACTTGCCAATGACAGCGACTTTGGTCTGGCTGCGACTGTCTGGACGACGGATCTTAAAACCGCCCTTGTCGCCACCAAGCGCCTCGAAGCCGGTTTTGTCCAGGTCAACCAGAACCTTGTTGTCCAGCCGAACCTGTCTTATGGCGGGATCAAGCTTTCCGGTCTTGGCAAGGAAGCATCGCTTGAAAGCATGCTCGAACACTTCACCTACAAGAAGACCATTATCCTCAATATGGAATAA
- a CDS encoding threonine ammonia-lyase: MTVSYHDIVRASGLLEGIVAKTPLVKSLTLSTICQADVYLKLENQQYTASFKERGAYVKLASLTPKEREKGVIAVSAGNHAQGVAYNAKRLGIPATIVMPKNTPYTKVHHTRSHGAEVVLTGNVFAESLEAADRIQQERGLTFVHPFDDPHIIAGQGTVGLEILDENKDIDTVVVPIGGGGLASGVVTAIKSRRPDIEVIGVETKLYPSMYEGIHSKEFTGGGVTIAEGIAVKQPGGLTLEICKEKLDDVVLVEESSIERSIQMMIEIEKSVVEGAGAAPLAALLDHPDRFKGKKVCLIISGGNIDTRLLAQVLMRGMAREGRLVRVRIEIPDVPGALSTISALIGEEDANIIEVYHQRHFYDVPAKQTDVDMVLEVRDTRHGQQVIDRLIKEGFGGRLLGNTSLD; encoded by the coding sequence ATGACTGTTTCCTATCACGATATTGTTCGCGCCTCGGGCTTGCTCGAAGGCATTGTTGCGAAAACACCACTGGTAAAATCATTAACGCTTTCAACCATTTGCCAGGCGGATGTTTATCTGAAACTTGAAAATCAGCAATATACCGCGTCGTTCAAGGAACGTGGCGCCTATGTCAAACTGGCAAGCCTGACTCCCAAAGAACGCGAAAAAGGTGTTATCGCCGTCTCGGCTGGCAACCACGCGCAGGGTGTTGCCTATAACGCCAAACGTCTTGGCATTCCGGCCACGATCGTGATGCCCAAAAACACCCCCTACACCAAGGTCCACCATACGCGCTCACATGGTGCCGAAGTCGTTCTGACCGGCAACGTGTTTGCTGAAAGCCTTGAGGCTGCCGACCGCATCCAGCAAGAACGCGGTCTGACCTTCGTCCATCCGTTTGATGATCCGCATATCATCGCAGGCCAGGGCACCGTCGGGCTCGAAATCCTTGATGAAAACAAAGACATCGACACGGTTGTCGTGCCGATTGGCGGTGGTGGTCTGGCATCGGGCGTTGTCACCGCGATCAAGTCGCGCCGCCCTGACATCGAAGTGATCGGGGTTGAGACCAAGCTTTACCCCTCCATGTATGAAGGCATACACAGCAAAGAATTCACCGGCGGTGGCGTTACAATCGCCGAAGGCATTGCTGTCAAACAACCCGGCGGCCTGACGCTTGAAATCTGCAAGGAAAAGCTCGATGACGTCGTTCTGGTCGAAGAAAGCTCAATCGAACGCTCCATCCAGATGATGATCGAGATCGAAAAAAGCGTTGTCGAAGGTGCCGGTGCGGCCCCGCTCGCCGCCCTGCTTGATCACCCGGATCGCTTCAAGGGCAAGAAAGTCTGCCTGATTATCAGCGGCGGCAACATCGATACCCGCCTGCTGGCACAGGTTCTGATGCGCGGCATGGCCCGTGAAGGCCGCCTTGTTCGTGTCCGGATCGAAATTCCGGATGTCCCGGGCGCACTTTCAACGATCAGTGCCTTGATCGGCGAAGAAGACGCCAACATCATTGAAGTCTATCACCAGCGCCACTTCTATGACGTCCCGGCAAAACAGACCGATGTCGACATGGTGCTTGAAGTGCGCGACACCCGGCACGGGCAACAGGTAATCGACCGCTTGATCAAGGAAGGATTCGGTGGTCGCCTGCTTGGCAACACGTCCCTCGACTAG
- a CDS encoding flavin reductase family protein — protein MSFSARDFRDCLGQFTTGVAVVTTRAQDGAKAGITINSFASVSLDPALVLFSVDHRAATHALFTGDAKRFCINILSQSQKQVSELFSAPGQDGWDKVAYEDDSLGMPRLKGSVAALTCERHALHEGGDHSIIVGHVQELVMGETGAPLLYYGGRYRTLGD, from the coding sequence ATGTCTTTCTCTGCGCGCGATTTTCGCGATTGCCTTGGTCAATTCACAACCGGTGTTGCCGTTGTAACCACCCGTGCCCAAGACGGTGCAAAAGCGGGAATTACCATCAACAGCTTTGCCTCGGTGTCGCTTGATCCTGCGCTGGTATTATTTTCGGTTGATCATCGTGCGGCGACTCATGCGCTGTTCACGGGGGATGCCAAACGATTTTGCATCAATATCCTGAGCCAGAGCCAAAAGCAGGTGTCCGAGCTGTTTTCAGCCCCCGGGCAGGATGGTTGGGACAAGGTTGCATATGAAGATGACAGCCTTGGCATGCCGCGTCTTAAAGGCAGTGTTGCGGCCCTGACCTGCGAACGTCACGCCCTTCATGAAGGCGGTGATCACAGCATCATCGTTGGTCATGTTCAGGAACTGGTGATGGGCGAAACCGGTGCGCCGTTGCTGTATTACGGTGGGCGGTATCGCACGCTGGGTGACTGA
- the motA gene encoding flagellar motor stator protein MotA: MFLIIGYIVVVGSVLGGYLPHGDFGILVQPLEVLIIFGAAFGAYLTANPLGIVKKSFTYTIRAMKGPKKKAAYLELLICLYAIFRLAKSKGDLALESHVENPESSSLFSNFPMLMKDHHAMEFMCDYLRLLTLGTTNAYELEAVMDQELETHHEEEHAVASAVQTAGDGLPALGIVAAVLGVIVTMSSVTEPPEILGGLIAAALVGTFLGILGAYGFVGPTASIIKNTVDADGKYYSCIKAALVGHMQGYAPQVSVEFARKTLPHNLRPSFKELDEALQDAPTA; this comes from the coding sequence ATGTTCTTGATCATTGGTTATATCGTCGTAGTCGGCTCTGTCTTGGGTGGCTATCTGCCGCATGGCGACTTTGGCATTCTTGTACAACCGCTTGAAGTTCTGATCATTTTCGGGGCTGCGTTTGGTGCCTATTTGACTGCCAACCCGCTTGGCATCGTGAAGAAATCCTTCACCTACACCATTCGCGCCATGAAGGGTCCAAAGAAAAAGGCCGCCTATCTGGAACTTCTGATCTGCCTTTATGCGATCTTCCGCCTTGCGAAATCCAAAGGCGATCTTGCGCTTGAAAGCCACGTTGAAAACCCGGAAAGCTCCAGTCTGTTTTCCAATTTCCCGATGCTGATGAAAGATCATCATGCGATGGAATTCATGTGTGACTATCTGCGCTTGCTTACCCTTGGCACGACCAACGCCTATGAACTTGAAGCGGTGATGGATCAGGAACTCGAAACCCATCACGAAGAAGAACACGCAGTTGCATCTGCTGTGCAAACGGCTGGTGACGGCCTTCCGGCACTTGGCATTGTTGCCGCTGTTCTTGGCGTTATCGTTACCATGAGCTCGGTGACAGAACCGCCTGAAATTCTTGGTGGCCTGATTGCGGCGGCCCTTGTCGGTACCTTCCTTGGTATTCTCGGTGCCTATGGCTTTGTCGGCCCGACCGCATCTATCATCAAAAACACTGTGGACGCTGACGGCAAATATTACAGCTGCATCAAAGCCGCCCTGGTTGGTCACATGCAGGGATATGCCCCGCAGGTCTCGGTGGAGTTCGCACGTAAAACCCTCCCGCATAATCTTCGACCCAGCTTCAAAGAGCTTGACGAAGCGCTGCAAGACGCGCCCACGGCTTGA
- a CDS encoding flagellar motor protein MotB has protein sequence MPDIVIKKIKKGGHGHHGGAWKVAYADFVTAMMAFFLLLWLLSSATEEQLQGVSMYFTPETISQNESGSGGLLGGTSLAEEGALRSEFGSPSISMEIPPVETPEEREAIRVAQMEEQEFNEAQEELLKAIEANEELQGLEKNIRIENTDEGLRIQILDEDGTAMFPSGSAAMADHTRLLLQQVAGVIENMPQDVSIEGHTDAVPFNRTDGYSNWELSADRALATRRALEEMGLETGRFAKVAGLSDTDPLLPEAPENESNRRISITLLRGTGERSELEGTGEAGQNGQTAPTGAAPAGPAPSPTQQPAQGENQRRPTFSVPSQR, from the coding sequence ATGCCCGATATCGTCATAAAAAAGATCAAAAAAGGTGGGCACGGGCATCATGGTGGTGCCTGGAAAGTTGCCTATGCCGACTTTGTGACGGCGATGATGGCATTCTTCCTGTTGCTGTGGCTGCTTTCAAGCGCGACCGAGGAACAGCTGCAAGGCGTGTCGATGTATTTCACGCCCGAAACCATCTCGCAAAATGAATCGGGTTCCGGCGGTTTGCTGGGCGGCACCAGCCTTGCCGAAGAAGGTGCGCTACGTTCTGAATTCGGATCGCCATCCATCAGCATGGAAATCCCGCCGGTCGAAACACCGGAAGAACGCGAAGCCATCCGTGTGGCCCAGATGGAAGAACAGGAATTCAACGAGGCCCAGGAAGAACTCCTTAAGGCAATCGAAGCCAACGAGGAACTTCAGGGCCTTGAAAAGAACATCCGCATCGAAAACACCGATGAAGGGCTTCGCATCCAGATCCTTGACGAAGATGGCACCGCCATGTTCCCGAGCGGCAGTGCCGCCATGGCCGATCATACCCGCCTTCTGCTGCAACAGGTCGCAGGTGTGATTGAAAATATGCCACAGGATGTCTCGATCGAAGGCCATACCGATGCCGTTCCGTTCAACCGCACGGACGGATATTCCAACTGGGAACTGTCAGCCGATCGTGCGCTGGCCACCCGTCGTGCGCTTGAAGAAATGGGGCTTGAAACCGGACGCTTTGCCAAGGTTGCCGGTCTGTCGGATACCGACCCGCTCCTGCCCGAGGCACCGGAAAATGAAAGCAACCGCCGCATCAGCATCACCTTGCTGCGTGGTACCGGCGAACGTTCCGAGCTTGAAGGCACCGGCGAAGCTGGCCAAAACGGACAAACTGCACCGACAGGTGCAGCACCCGCTGGCCCGGCACCATCGCCGACACAACAACCGGCACAGGGTGAAAACCAGCGCCGCCCGACCTTCTCTGTTCCGTCACAACGGTGA
- a CDS encoding arginyltransferase, with protein MTVNQRRLTQHYFMTAPMPCPYLPGRFERKLVTELRGPEANNVHDLLSRAGFRRSHSIAYLPACSDCNACIPVRVRCDGFEPSRSFRRIKNRNSDLVRKVMPPSATQEQYQLFSTYQDARHGNGDMARMDARDYRAMIEDSTVETSIFEYRRDDDSLIAVALVDILADGLSAVYSFFDPEEDRRGLGTYIVLDLIDEARMLSLPHVYLGYWIGDCRKMSYKMRFQPLEGFRDGQWVSMEDADSDAD; from the coding sequence ATGACAGTTAATCAGCGGCGCTTGACCCAGCACTATTTTATGACCGCACCGATGCCGTGCCCATACCTGCCCGGCCGGTTCGAACGTAAACTGGTCACCGAACTGCGCGGGCCCGAGGCCAACAACGTCCATGATCTTTTGTCGCGTGCAGGCTTTCGCCGCAGCCACTCCATTGCCTATCTGCCGGCCTGCAGTGATTGCAATGCCTGTATTCCGGTTCGCGTCCGCTGTGACGGGTTCGAACCCAGCCGGTCCTTCCGCCGCATCAAGAACAGAAACAGCGATCTTGTCCGCAAGGTAATGCCACCGTCCGCGACCCAAGAACAATATCAGCTGTTTAGCACCTATCAGGATGCCCGACATGGCAATGGTGACATGGCGCGCATGGATGCCCGTGATTACCGCGCAATGATCGAAGACAGCACTGTGGAAACCTCGATCTTCGAATATCGCCGGGATGATGACAGCCTGATTGCTGTCGCACTGGTTGATATTCTGGCCGACGGACTGTCTGCTGTTTACAGCTTCTTTGACCCGGAAGAAGACCGTCGCGGACTGGGCACTTACATCGTGCTTGATCTGATCGACGAAGCCAGAATGCTCTCCCTTCCGCATGTCTATCTCGGCTACTGGATCGGCGATTGCCGCAAGATGTCCTATAAGATGCGCTTCCAGCCCCTTGAAGGCTTCCGCGATGGCCAGTGGGTCTCGATGGAAGACGCTGATAGCGACGCCGACTAA
- a CDS encoding TRAP transporter substrate-binding protein, with amino-acid sequence MKRRQFLSGAAVAGATAAAASTFAKPAIAQDVREWRMVTTWPKNFPGLGTGANLLAEYITKASEGRLKVTVFGAGEIVPAFEAIDAVGNGTVEMGHGAPYYWKGKVDATQYIAAMPFGLNAQEQNAWFQWGGGQELADKVYAELNCKFFPSGNTGTQMGGWFNKEMNTIDDYKGLKMRIPGLGGEVVKAAGANVVNLPGGEIPPALQSGAIDATEWVGPYNDLAFGLYKSAKYYYYPGWHEPATVLDNFINLDAWNALPDDLKAIVEQANRAVNQMVLSEFTARNVQALDTLRNKHGVDVRPFSDDILTGLGKLSGEVLRDLVSSNPLSQEVFESLIAFRTQSIAWSKFSEAAFAQARVLPFKY; translated from the coding sequence ATGAAACGTCGCCAATTTCTTTCCGGCGCTGCCGTAGCAGGTGCGACTGCTGCTGCCGCGTCAACTTTCGCCAAACCGGCAATTGCCCAGGACGTCCGCGAATGGCGGATGGTCACCACCTGGCCGAAAAACTTTCCGGGCCTTGGCACCGGCGCAAACCTTCTTGCTGAATACATCACCAAGGCATCCGAAGGTCGCCTGAAAGTTACCGTTTTTGGCGCAGGTGAAATTGTTCCAGCATTCGAAGCCATCGACGCTGTTGGCAACGGCACCGTCGAAATGGGCCACGGCGCGCCTTACTACTGGAAAGGCAAAGTCGACGCGACCCAGTATATCGCAGCAATGCCGTTCGGACTGAACGCACAGGAACAGAATGCCTGGTTCCAGTGGGGTGGCGGTCAGGAACTGGCTGATAAGGTCTATGCGGAACTGAACTGTAAGTTCTTCCCGTCGGGCAACACCGGCACCCAGATGGGTGGCTGGTTCAACAAGGAAATGAACACCATTGACGACTATAAAGGTCTGAAAATGCGTATTCCGGGCCTTGGTGGCGAAGTTGTCAAAGCCGCTGGTGCCAACGTTGTGAACCTTCCGGGCGGCGAAATTCCGCCTGCACTGCAGTCGGGCGCGATTGACGCAACCGAATGGGTTGGTCCGTACAACGATCTGGCCTTTGGTCTCTATAAATCGGCCAAATACTACTACTATCCGGGCTGGCACGAGCCGGCGACCGTTCTCGACAACTTCATCAACCTGGATGCATGGAATGCACTCCCGGATGATCTCAAAGCCATTGTCGAGCAGGCAAACCGTGCTGTGAACCAGATGGTTCTGTCCGAATTCACCGCGCGTAACGTTCAGGCACTCGACACCCTGCGTAACAAGCACGGCGTTGATGTTCGTCCGTTCTCTGACGACATTCTGACCGGCCTTGGCAAACTGTCGGGCGAAGTTCTGCGTGACCTGGTTTCGTCGAACCCGCTGTCGCAGGAAGTCTTCGAAAGCCTTATCGCCTTCCGTACCCAGTCGATCGCATGGTCGAAATTCTCGGAAGCGGCATTCGCACAGGCACGTGTTCTGCCGTTCAAATACTAA